The following coding sequences lie in one Corynebacterium anserum genomic window:
- a CDS encoding aspartate aminotransferase family protein — protein MSSYSSLYITTRQEEAPVMDINRPGTQQITKELDDLIKRPIHSIDPDVLARYESEYFDAQCTRSKELFHDAQEVIPGGVQHNLAFNHPFPLTFTRAEGAKLYDADGNEYLDFLQAGGPTVLGSNPPEIREKIEEVLDNSGPSTGLLHEFEVKISRLVADLVPSVEQLRMFNSGSEACSVAARIARLATGHKHILKMGGAYHGWSDQLAYGIRIPGSKFTQAKGIPLTTFTFTDEFFPGSLESLEKKLKAKRLTGGTAAIFIEPVGPESGTRPISHEFILGARELADKYGALLIFDEVVTAFRLSEHGVQYLYGVTPDLTIFGKVIAGGYPGAGGIGGPKKYMQYLSAGIHADSKVKKALAGGTMAGTPLSAAAGYYTLKAIAETGACQKASDMGDRLTDGLREIIQRRRLPFVAFNQGSICHLETVGTMHFSIDWSKPWTIPHVIKETGKRKTEMEHMGAAYMAEGIVTLAGSRLYTSAAYTPDLIDDALRRFDKIFDSVVTL, from the coding sequence GTGAGTAGCTACTCATCTTTATACATCACAACACGCCAGGAAGAAGCTCCCGTCATGGACATCAATCGGCCAGGAACTCAACAGATCACCAAAGAACTGGACGACCTCATTAAACGTCCCATCCACTCCATCGATCCCGACGTCTTGGCTCGTTACGAGTCTGAATATTTCGACGCACAATGCACACGATCCAAGGAGCTCTTTCACGATGCCCAAGAAGTTATCCCGGGAGGTGTGCAACACAACCTTGCATTTAATCACCCCTTCCCTTTAACCTTCACGCGAGCTGAAGGTGCCAAACTATACGACGCCGATGGCAACGAATATTTGGACTTCCTCCAAGCCGGCGGCCCCACGGTTCTGGGTTCTAATCCCCCAGAAATCCGAGAGAAAATTGAGGAAGTACTGGATAATTCAGGTCCTTCCACTGGCCTATTGCACGAATTTGAGGTCAAAATTAGCCGCCTCGTTGCAGACCTCGTGCCCAGCGTCGAGCAACTTCGCATGTTCAATTCCGGCTCTGAAGCCTGCTCGGTAGCAGCCCGTATTGCACGTCTAGCCACTGGCCACAAACACATCCTCAAGATGGGTGGGGCCTACCACGGGTGGAGTGACCAGCTTGCCTACGGCATCCGTATTCCGGGTTCTAAGTTCACCCAAGCTAAAGGCATACCACTCACGACCTTCACATTCACCGATGAGTTTTTCCCCGGCAGCCTCGAATCACTGGAAAAGAAGCTCAAAGCAAAGCGGCTCACCGGAGGAACCGCAGCTATCTTCATCGAACCCGTGGGACCTGAATCCGGTACCCGCCCTATCAGCCACGAGTTCATTCTCGGCGCGCGAGAACTCGCTGACAAATACGGCGCACTCCTCATTTTCGACGAGGTAGTGACCGCCTTCCGTCTGTCTGAGCACGGCGTGCAATACCTCTATGGGGTGACACCTGACCTCACTATCTTCGGCAAAGTGATCGCTGGTGGTTACCCTGGCGCCGGTGGTATCGGTGGACCGAAGAAATACATGCAGTATCTTTCTGCAGGCATTCACGCGGATTCGAAGGTCAAGAAAGCTCTGGCTGGCGGCACGATGGCCGGAACTCCTCTGTCGGCAGCCGCGGGCTACTACACGCTCAAAGCCATCGCAGAAACCGGAGCGTGCCAGAAAGCATCCGACATGGGTGACCGTCTCACCGATGGCCTGCGGGAGATCATTCAGCGGCGTCGCCTCCCCTTCGTGGCATTTAATCAGGGCTCCATCTGCCACTTGGAAACCGTGGGAACCATGCACTTCAGCATCGATTGGTCCAAGCCGTGGACAATTCCACACGTCATTAAGGAAACCGGCAAGCGCAAGACGGAAATGGAGCACATGGGCGCGGCATATATGGCCGAGGGGATCGTGACGCTTGCGGGCTCCCGGCTCTACACCTCCGCTGCTTATACGCCCGACCTCATCGACGACGCTCTCCGTCGCTTCGACAAGATTTTTGATTCGGTGGTGACCCTGTAG
- a CDS encoding TetR/AcrR family transcriptional regulator: MTSPATQRFLNLSDEKRERIERAATAEFASKGYENANTNDIAAAAGISVGALFAYFETKQDLFLHITGRGSALIEQMVSEVLASDAPVLEIIHSILELIAQSSRAERESVQFYQLMTGPGDREESAKVAFKLEQFTSGAYVELMKRGQKEGDLRTDIPAEMLAFHLDNIFIMLQYSFASDYFEQRRSMYFEGIDDSDEALLDRSMQLITSALQA; encoded by the coding sequence ATGACCTCACCTGCTACGCAACGATTCCTCAACCTTTCGGATGAAAAACGCGAGCGTATTGAGCGTGCAGCTACTGCCGAATTCGCGTCGAAGGGTTATGAAAACGCGAATACTAACGATATTGCCGCAGCCGCTGGTATCAGCGTGGGTGCTCTATTTGCTTATTTTGAGACCAAGCAGGATCTTTTCCTCCATATCACCGGGCGCGGTAGTGCCCTCATCGAACAGATGGTGAGTGAGGTGCTGGCCAGTGATGCTCCGGTCTTGGAGATCATCCACTCTATCCTGGAACTCATTGCGCAATCTTCTCGTGCGGAGCGTGAATCCGTACAGTTCTACCAGCTGATGACGGGACCGGGAGACCGGGAAGAAAGTGCGAAGGTCGCTTTCAAGCTGGAGCAGTTCACATCCGGTGCGTATGTCGAATTAATGAAGAGAGGCCAGAAGGAAGGTGATCTCCGTACGGATATCCCAGCGGAAATGCTGGCTTTTCATCTCGATAATATTTTCATAATGCTCCAATATTCCTTCGCCAGCGACTATTTTGAGCAACGACGTTCTATGTATTTCGAGGGGATCGACGACTCTGACGAGGCGTTGTTAGACCGCTCGATGCAGCTCATTACCTCCGCTTTGCAGGCGTAA
- a CDS encoding xylulokinase, giving the protein MIHALAFDIGTTGVKACLFRIQDTVTKLDSETSTYELHILPGGGAEQDPNDWWAAIVELTRLLRRRHPEAMGDLSGITFCAQMQAMVMVDRDGVPVHNAFSYMDQRASAEMKKQVGRGPRIAGVNAVTALRTLRRTGAVAASVKDPVWKYHWLRQHCPEEFQRGYKWLDVKEAVIARMTGKFIMSQDSAFATLLYDIRADRPRFDELTMKLLGVEPRHMPRIINSSDVVGGLLAKPAAELGLPVGTPVYAGGGDASLIGVGAGATALGDTHVYMGTSGWVSTVTDKQTVDIASMIAAIVGADPQRYNYFAELETAGKCLEWVRDHLALDEINVFLEKSDVTESEESIHSSLYDYLSEVIGRAEPGAGGVLFAPWLHGNRSPFEDPLARALFLNISLDTGKTELLRAVVEGVCFHMRWFLETQEKRVSTSSRLRFVGGGALSDVTSQILADVTQRPVDVVDHPQDVGAVGAALLVAVGEGMISGVDQAKDLVKVAASFEPNRANKSVYDRQFTAFKGLHKANKKLFQALNG; this is encoded by the coding sequence GTGATTCACGCTCTGGCCTTCGATATTGGAACCACTGGGGTTAAGGCCTGCCTTTTCCGCATTCAAGATACTGTGACCAAATTGGATTCTGAGACGTCGACGTACGAATTACATATTCTCCCTGGTGGTGGCGCTGAGCAGGATCCAAATGACTGGTGGGCTGCCATCGTGGAACTAACTCGGCTGTTGCGTAGGCGGCACCCGGAGGCGATGGGCGACCTTTCTGGAATAACGTTCTGTGCACAGATGCAGGCTATGGTCATGGTCGACCGCGATGGGGTTCCGGTACATAACGCTTTTAGTTACATGGATCAGCGGGCATCTGCTGAAATGAAAAAGCAGGTGGGAAGAGGTCCGCGCATAGCGGGTGTTAATGCGGTGACAGCATTGCGAACTTTGCGACGCACCGGTGCCGTGGCCGCGAGTGTAAAAGACCCAGTATGGAAGTATCACTGGTTGCGCCAACACTGTCCGGAGGAATTCCAGCGTGGCTATAAGTGGCTCGATGTCAAAGAGGCGGTGATAGCACGTATGACCGGCAAATTCATCATGAGCCAAGATAGCGCTTTCGCTACGCTACTGTACGATATTCGGGCAGATAGGCCACGTTTCGATGAACTCACGATGAAGCTGTTGGGAGTGGAGCCTCGGCATATGCCACGCATCATTAACTCCTCTGATGTTGTGGGTGGCTTGTTGGCGAAGCCCGCGGCGGAACTTGGGCTGCCGGTGGGAACTCCTGTCTACGCGGGAGGAGGGGATGCGTCTCTAATCGGTGTGGGTGCGGGTGCGACGGCGCTGGGGGACACGCATGTGTATATGGGAACCTCAGGTTGGGTATCTACTGTCACTGACAAGCAGACTGTCGATATCGCGTCAATGATTGCCGCGATTGTTGGCGCGGATCCGCAGCGATACAACTACTTTGCAGAGCTAGAGACAGCGGGGAAGTGTTTGGAGTGGGTGCGTGATCATTTGGCGCTCGATGAGATCAATGTTTTCCTCGAAAAGAGTGATGTCACAGAGTCTGAAGAAAGCATTCATAGCTCGCTTTATGATTACCTTTCTGAGGTCATTGGGCGGGCTGAGCCGGGAGCGGGGGGCGTGTTGTTCGCTCCGTGGCTGCACGGTAACCGTTCTCCGTTTGAAGATCCGTTGGCTCGGGCTTTGTTTCTGAATATTTCTCTCGATACCGGCAAGACCGAGCTGTTGCGTGCGGTGGTCGAGGGGGTCTGCTTCCACATGCGCTGGTTCCTGGAGACGCAAGAAAAGCGAGTGAGTACTTCCTCACGTCTGCGTTTTGTCGGCGGTGGAGCGCTGTCCGATGTCACCAGTCAGATCCTAGCTGATGTGACCCAACGACCCGTCGACGTGGTAGACCACCCCCAAGACGTTGGAGCGGTTGGGGCAGCGTTATTGGTCGCGGTGGGCGAAGGCATGATTTCTGGCGTCGATCAGGCAAAAGACCTTGTTAAAGTTGCGGCAAGTTTTGAACCGAACCGGGCTAATAAGAGCGTTTATGATCGGCAGTTCACGGCTTTCAAAGGACTACATAAAGCGAATAAAAAGCTGTTTCAGGCTCTCAATGGGTAG
- a CDS encoding translation initiation factor IF-2 N-terminal domain-containing protein — MAISSQELSAQAAQIDRDQLGEKTRVHALAKMLGVSSAELLTILAEHSIEGKRPASTVTKQQVGAVLDALASTQTTVNKSGKKTAKNTTKKTAKKTAKKAVAKKTEKTAETTKKTAKKTSNQTAEPTAPVTEESSAQQADNVTVEGKPARQRAKKTVKRTTRKKTSGNTVEAVQSPEASAEPDSPADKNAAEKTSADKSYKDAVEKTPADKNDKEAVEKTSADKSYKDAVEQASEDKDSGQKALAVKSQTDDAEQHHSDVQEEPKEKTTRRRVRRVVRRYGASEQLAQEKSEEHAKETAPGHIDSLSDQDATSQREDTPQSDTESDKEESRSNSARRSRRRRRSRGRRGTRTTGKQEQIEAPLAGEQDNEEDKKTYSDEEERKTHAEEIKPEKLHPAERDEADIVDEPVRVKGSTRLESRRKWRQENRREPRHIVSRSEFLARRESVERKMVVRDSERTDKAGLTTQVGVVEDGMLVEHFVASETQSSIVGNIYLGTVQNVLGSMEAAFIDIGTGRNAVLYAGEMNWHSPHLHTKTRRIDQALKAGDQIMVQVIKDPLGHKGARLTGRISFAGRYLVYFPGGTTAGISRKLPEGERKRLKEILTRVVPGEGGAIIRTAAENVEEERIREDVERLHRIWESVAKEETHARSRKGAKPIALYEEPNMLVKVVRDIFNEDFTELIVEGEQSWSTVRDYVGRMAPDLKDRVVKWHPQRNGGQDVFAAMNLDEQLAKALSRKVWLPSGGHLVFDHTEAMTVIDVNTGSFIGSGGNLEETVTQNNLEAAEEIVRQMRLRDLGGMIVVDFIDMVLEENQDLVLRRLTEFLGRDRTRHKVSEVTSLGLVQMTRKRLGTGLLETFSTVCEHCGGRGVIIHADPVEDHGSDKDFERRDHGNRKVRQQLRREQRLREEAQARRASAEAVQTVHAASTPEDVPEEEAHAKPSETPQNVTQDERAVAHPRRRVRRVVRRHNVPTIETSSGSRGTRSKKSSTSADRAAARRVESRRESDQQQVRHDDRDHGRTDGIEKQGRRRMRRVVRSARRVVDQPSMTRPDENEVNGSAQDHVSVLTHENTRSFDEAQREFDSSPRRKRNTRGNSRSDIPPRPEDFATGVAAEDSDGKKSSRRPMRTARRRSVRRSSGERTASTERKTQAQAQGGKRRVRRVVRRVNEN, encoded by the coding sequence GTGGCTATTTCCAGCCAGGAACTGTCGGCACAGGCCGCACAAATTGATAGAGACCAACTGGGGGAGAAAACTCGAGTTCACGCACTAGCCAAGATGCTCGGCGTGAGCAGCGCAGAACTGCTGACTATCCTCGCCGAACACAGCATTGAGGGGAAGCGTCCAGCATCCACCGTGACTAAACAGCAAGTTGGTGCAGTGCTCGATGCCTTGGCATCCACCCAGACAACCGTGAACAAGAGCGGTAAGAAAACCGCGAAGAACACCACGAAAAAGACTGCGAAGAAAACCGCGAAGAAGGCGGTTGCGAAAAAGACTGAGAAGACCGCGGAGACGACGAAAAAGACTGCGAAGAAAACCTCTAATCAGACCGCAGAGCCGACGGCTCCGGTGACAGAAGAGAGCAGCGCACAGCAGGCTGACAACGTCACTGTAGAGGGAAAACCTGCACGTCAACGCGCGAAAAAAACTGTTAAGCGGACTACTCGTAAGAAGACTTCGGGTAACACCGTAGAGGCTGTGCAGTCCCCAGAAGCATCGGCTGAACCTGATAGCCCTGCAGATAAGAATGCCGCCGAGAAAACCTCCGCCGATAAGAGCTATAAGGACGCGGTTGAGAAAACCCCTGCGGATAAGAACGATAAGGAGGCGGTCGAGAAAACCTCCGCCGATAAGAGCTATAAGGACGCGGTCGAGCAGGCATCAGAGGATAAGGATTCCGGTCAAAAAGCATTAGCGGTTAAGTCCCAAACTGATGATGCTGAACAACACCACTCTGATGTACAGGAGGAGCCGAAGGAAAAGACGACTCGGCGCCGTGTGCGGCGGGTCGTGCGCCGATATGGTGCCAGCGAACAGCTGGCTCAAGAGAAGTCCGAGGAACACGCCAAGGAGACAGCACCAGGGCATATCGATTCTCTCTCCGATCAGGACGCTACTTCTCAACGTGAGGACACACCACAGTCCGACACGGAATCTGACAAAGAAGAGAGCCGTTCCAACAGCGCGCGGCGTTCACGCCGTCGTCGTCGCAGCCGTGGGCGCCGGGGAACAAGAACCACCGGCAAACAGGAACAAATCGAGGCTCCCCTCGCTGGTGAGCAGGATAACGAGGAGGATAAGAAAACATACAGTGACGAAGAGGAAAGGAAAACACACGCTGAGGAAATAAAACCAGAAAAGCTACACCCTGCCGAGCGGGACGAGGCCGATATTGTCGACGAGCCGGTGCGCGTGAAGGGCAGCACCCGGCTAGAATCCCGCCGCAAATGGCGCCAGGAGAACCGTCGCGAACCACGCCATATCGTGAGCCGTAGTGAGTTCCTCGCTCGTCGCGAGTCTGTCGAACGCAAGATGGTGGTTCGTGACTCTGAACGCACCGACAAGGCAGGTCTCACCACACAGGTCGGTGTGGTGGAAGACGGAATGCTGGTGGAGCACTTCGTTGCTTCCGAGACCCAAAGCTCTATCGTTGGCAATATCTACTTGGGTACGGTTCAAAACGTGTTGGGCAGCATGGAAGCTGCATTCATTGATATCGGTACAGGTCGGAATGCGGTGCTCTACGCGGGTGAGATGAATTGGCATTCGCCACACCTGCACACCAAAACGCGTCGCATTGACCAGGCCTTGAAAGCCGGCGACCAGATCATGGTTCAAGTCATCAAGGATCCATTGGGACATAAAGGTGCGCGTCTCACAGGGAGAATCAGTTTCGCTGGCCGCTACCTGGTGTACTTCCCAGGTGGAACAACGGCGGGCATCTCACGCAAACTCCCTGAAGGTGAGCGGAAGCGTCTCAAGGAAATTCTCACCCGAGTAGTCCCCGGTGAGGGTGGAGCGATCATTCGTACCGCTGCCGAGAATGTGGAGGAAGAGCGCATTCGAGAAGATGTTGAGCGCCTACATCGCATCTGGGAAAGCGTAGCGAAGGAAGAAACACACGCGCGCAGTCGCAAAGGCGCAAAGCCCATCGCCCTCTACGAAGAGCCGAATATGCTGGTCAAGGTAGTCCGCGATATCTTCAATGAAGATTTCACCGAGCTCATCGTAGAAGGTGAGCAGTCTTGGTCGACCGTGCGTGACTATGTAGGCAGAATGGCGCCTGATCTGAAAGACCGCGTGGTGAAGTGGCATCCGCAGCGCAACGGCGGCCAAGACGTGTTTGCTGCGATGAACTTAGACGAGCAGCTGGCTAAGGCGTTAAGCCGTAAAGTGTGGTTGCCATCTGGTGGTCATTTGGTATTTGACCACACTGAGGCCATGACCGTTATCGATGTGAACACGGGGTCATTTATCGGTTCCGGTGGCAATCTCGAAGAGACCGTCACACAAAACAACTTAGAGGCGGCTGAAGAGATTGTTCGTCAGATGCGCCTTCGAGATCTGGGCGGCATGATCGTGGTGGACTTCATCGATATGGTTCTGGAAGAGAACCAAGATTTGGTTCTACGACGTCTTACCGAGTTCTTAGGACGTGATCGCACCCGTCACAAGGTGTCCGAAGTGACGTCGTTGGGACTGGTTCAAATGACTCGTAAACGTTTGGGCACAGGTCTTCTGGAGACGTTTTCTACAGTTTGCGAGCACTGCGGCGGTCGCGGGGTCATTATTCACGCTGATCCAGTTGAGGATCATGGCAGCGATAAGGACTTTGAACGTCGTGATCATGGCAACCGCAAGGTGCGGCAGCAGTTGCGTCGAGAACAACGGCTGCGGGAGGAAGCTCAGGCGCGTCGTGCGTCTGCGGAGGCTGTTCAGACAGTACACGCAGCGTCTACCCCGGAAGATGTGCCAGAGGAAGAGGCTCACGCAAAGCCGAGCGAGACGCCGCAGAATGTCACCCAAGATGAGCGCGCTGTGGCTCACCCTCGGCGCCGTGTACGCCGTGTGGTTCGACGCCACAACGTCCCAACCATCGAGACATCCAGTGGATCTCGTGGCACAAGGTCTAAGAAATCGTCCACTTCCGCAGACCGTGCTGCCGCCCGCCGCGTGGAGTCCAGGCGTGAGAGTGATCAACAACAGGTTCGCCATGACGATCGAGATCACGGGCGTACAGATGGCATAGAGAAGCAAGGACGCCGCCGTATGCGTCGTGTCGTGCGTTCAGCGCGTCGGGTGGTGGATCAGCCATCCATGACGCGCCCTGACGAGAACGAAGTCAACGGCTCTGCCCAGGATCACGTGAGTGTTCTTACCCACGAGAACACGCGGAGTTTCGACGAAGCTCAACGTGAGTTCGATTCCTCTCCGCGCCGAAAGCGAAATACACGAGGCAATTCGCGATCTGATATTCCGCCGCGGCCGGAGGACTTCGCCACTGGGGTAGCGGCGGAGGACTCCGATGGCAAGAAGTCTTCGCGCCGGCCGATGCGGACAGCTCGCAGGCGCAGTGTGAGGCGTTCTTCCGGCGAGCGCACTGCGTCGACCGAAAGAAAAACGCAGGCGCAGGCACAAGGAGGGAAACGCCGCGTGAGGCGCGTTGTCCGTCGTGTCAACGAGAACTAG
- the rplU gene encoding 50S ribosomal protein L21 yields the protein MYAIVKTGGKQYKVAEGDLVKVEKIEGEPGKSVALTPVLVVDGADVTTGDKLANITVNAEIVEHVRGPKINGMHYRNKTGYKRRYGHRQDLTVLKVGGIK from the coding sequence ATGTACGCGATCGTCAAGACCGGCGGCAAGCAGTACAAGGTTGCCGAAGGTGACCTCGTCAAGGTCGAGAAGATCGAGGGTGAGCCGGGTAAATCCGTGGCTCTCACCCCGGTTCTCGTCGTCGACGGCGCAGATGTCACCACCGGTGACAAGCTTGCCAACATCACTGTTAACGCTGAGATCGTTGAGCACGTCCGCGGCCCTAAAATCAACGGCATGCACTACCGCAACAAGACCGGTTACAAGCGCCGTTACGGCCACCGTCAGGACCTAACCGTCCTGAAGGTCGGCGGTATTAAGTAA
- the rpmA gene encoding 50S ribosomal protein L27: MAHKKGASSSNNGRDSESKRLGVKRFGGQQVKAGEILIRQRGTAFHPGENVGRGGDDTLFALKPGAVKFSIKRNRRTVNIVENEAV; the protein is encoded by the coding sequence ATGGCACACAAGAAGGGTGCATCTAGCTCCAACAACGGCCGTGACTCCGAGTCCAAGCGTCTCGGTGTGAAGCGCTTTGGCGGCCAGCAGGTTAAGGCAGGCGAGATTCTTATCCGTCAGCGCGGCACCGCATTCCACCCAGGTGAGAACGTTGGCCGCGGTGGGGACGATACTTTGTTCGCCCTGAAGCCAGGCGCTGTGAAATTCTCCATTAAGCGCAACCGCCGCACTGTAAACATCGTGGAGAACGAGGCTGTTTAA
- the obgE gene encoding GTPase ObgE: MPQFVDRVVLHLQAGDGGHGCASVHREKFVPLGGPDGGNGGHGGDIVLEVSPQVHTLLDFHFHPHIKAQRGNNGAGDNRHGARGEDRILPVPEGTVVLDDKGEVLADLTGIGTRMIVASGGHGGLGNASLVSKSRKAPGFALLGEPGEAKDIVLELKSMADVGLVGFPSAGKSSLISVLSAAKPKIADYPFTTLAPNLGVVTVGNEVFTMADVPGLIPGASEGKGLGLDFLRHIERTAVLAHVVDAACLEAERNPVDDIRALENELANYQSELATDSGLGDLRDRPRVIILNKMDVPDAAEMADLQEEELKEFGWPIFRISTVAHQGLQELKYALADIVKQHRKNHPVASRPPQVITPKGLRKNSRGGHFAEFEVRRDPHSDDAFIVTGEKLERWILQTDFDNDEAVGFLADRLAKAGVEDELWKAGAQEGSEVTIGDITFEWDPQTAAGVDMTPSSRGTDNRLVQNHRATAEQRKRASQARRGLIDEFDYGDGEEASTERWEG; this comes from the coding sequence ATGCCACAGTTTGTTGACCGTGTGGTGCTGCACTTGCAGGCCGGAGACGGCGGCCATGGCTGTGCATCCGTTCACCGTGAGAAATTTGTTCCGCTCGGTGGGCCAGATGGGGGCAACGGTGGGCATGGGGGAGACATCGTGCTCGAAGTCTCCCCCCAGGTTCACACTCTCCTTGACTTCCACTTCCACCCGCACATCAAGGCTCAGCGTGGAAATAATGGGGCCGGGGATAACCGACATGGAGCGCGCGGGGAGGATCGTATCCTTCCCGTGCCAGAAGGCACGGTCGTGCTTGATGATAAAGGCGAGGTGTTGGCAGACCTCACCGGAATCGGCACCCGCATGATTGTCGCGTCTGGAGGACATGGCGGCCTCGGCAACGCGTCATTGGTTTCCAAAAGCCGTAAGGCGCCGGGTTTTGCCTTGTTAGGTGAGCCAGGCGAAGCAAAGGATATCGTTCTTGAGCTGAAGTCAATGGCGGACGTGGGCTTGGTGGGATTCCCCTCCGCCGGTAAATCTTCTCTGATCTCAGTGCTGTCTGCGGCGAAGCCGAAGATCGCAGACTACCCATTTACTACTCTGGCCCCGAATCTCGGTGTGGTCACTGTGGGGAATGAAGTATTCACAATGGCTGATGTTCCAGGTCTGATCCCCGGCGCGTCTGAAGGCAAGGGTCTCGGACTCGATTTCTTGCGCCACATTGAACGCACCGCTGTGCTGGCTCACGTGGTGGACGCGGCCTGCTTGGAAGCTGAGCGCAATCCGGTGGATGATATTCGTGCCCTGGAGAATGAACTGGCCAACTATCAATCTGAGTTGGCTACTGACTCTGGTTTGGGTGATCTACGCGACCGTCCTCGGGTCATCATTTTGAACAAGATGGATGTACCTGATGCCGCTGAGATGGCAGATCTGCAGGAAGAAGAGCTCAAAGAGTTTGGGTGGCCCATTTTCCGTATTTCTACGGTCGCTCACCAGGGATTGCAGGAGCTTAAATATGCTTTAGCGGACATTGTGAAGCAACATCGCAAGAATCATCCCGTGGCGTCGCGTCCTCCACAGGTCATTACCCCGAAGGGGTTGCGAAAGAACAGCCGTGGTGGCCACTTTGCGGAATTTGAGGTGCGACGCGATCCTCACAGTGATGATGCATTCATCGTCACAGGGGAAAAACTCGAGCGATGGATTCTACAGACCGACTTTGACAATGACGAAGCAGTGGGATTCCTGGCGGATCGTTTGGCGAAAGCGGGCGTAGAAGACGAACTGTGGAAAGCCGGTGCTCAGGAAGGGTCTGAGGTCACCATTGGGGACATCACGTTCGAATGGGATCCGCAGACCGCAGCCGGTGTAGATATGACACCGAGCAGCCGTGGCACGGACAACCGTCTTGTTCAGAACCACCGTGCGACCGCTGAGCAGCGCAAGCGTGCTTCCCAAGCTCGTCGCGGTTTGATCGATGAATTTGATTATGGCGATGGTGAGGAGGCCTCCACTGAGCGCTGGGAGGGCTAG
- the proB gene encoding glutamate 5-kinase: MGHESRYREDIARARRIVVKIGSSSLTDENGHVDPRRIDIIADALEARMDRGSDVIVVSSGAVACGMGPLELAQRPTDLATKQAAASVGQVLLAQEWARSFARYGRTIGQVLLTASDAGVRDRARNAQRTIDRLRQLKAVPIVNENDTVATVDMRFGDNDRLAALVSHLAFADALVLLSDVDGLFDRNPAEPGAQFVPEVKSGKDLMGVIAGDGGRLGTGGMAAKVSAARLASRAGVPVLLTSMDNIGAALDDAQVGTCFWPQEDRLSAWKFWVLYAADASGRLHLDEGAVAAVTQSRKSLLAVGITRVEGDFSQGDIVDIVGADGELVGRGEVNYDSAMLDGMIGRPTSQLPDFARRPVVHADYLSTYSNRAQLPG, translated from the coding sequence ATGGGGCATGAATCCCGTTACCGTGAGGATATAGCTCGGGCACGCCGTATTGTGGTGAAAATCGGATCCTCCTCCTTGACGGATGAGAACGGCCATGTGGATCCGCGGCGCATTGACATTATTGCCGATGCCCTCGAAGCTCGCATGGATCGTGGGTCTGATGTCATCGTCGTGTCTTCTGGTGCCGTGGCCTGCGGCATGGGGCCTTTGGAATTGGCTCAGCGTCCTACGGATCTGGCGACTAAACAGGCAGCTGCGTCCGTGGGACAGGTTCTTTTAGCGCAGGAATGGGCGCGCAGTTTCGCCCGTTATGGCCGCACCATTGGCCAGGTTCTTCTCACTGCATCCGACGCCGGCGTTCGTGATCGCGCTCGTAATGCGCAGCGCACTATTGATCGCCTACGCCAGCTTAAGGCCGTTCCAATTGTGAATGAGAATGATACGGTGGCCACCGTCGATATGCGGTTCGGTGACAATGATCGACTCGCTGCCTTAGTCAGCCACTTGGCTTTTGCCGATGCATTGGTTTTGTTGTCTGACGTGGATGGATTGTTTGACCGCAACCCGGCAGAACCTGGCGCTCAGTTTGTTCCGGAGGTGAAGTCTGGCAAGGATCTCATGGGTGTGATAGCCGGTGATGGGGGGCGCTTAGGAACCGGTGGCATGGCCGCAAAAGTATCCGCTGCTCGCTTGGCTTCTCGCGCGGGCGTGCCTGTACTGCTGACCTCCATGGACAATATTGGTGCGGCGCTGGATGATGCCCAGGTGGGGACGTGTTTCTGGCCGCAGGAAGATCGTCTTTCCGCCTGGAAATTCTGGGTACTGTATGCGGCTGACGCTTCGGGGCGATTGCACCTTGACGAGGGTGCAGTGGCGGCCGTGACTCAGAGCCGTAAATCCCTATTGGCAGTGGGGATTACCCGCGTCGAGGGCGATTTTTCACAGGGGGACATTGTGGACATCGTGGGTGCCGATGGTGAACTCGTTGGCCGCGGAGAAGTGAATTATGATTCCGCGATGTTGGATGGCATGATAGGCCGTCCGACCAGCCAGTTGCCTGATTTTGCCCGCCGGCCGGTGGTGCATGCTGATTATCTGTCCACTTACTCCAACCGGGCTCAGTTACCAGGCTAG